In one window of Saprospiraceae bacterium DNA:
- a CDS encoding asparaginase, protein MIQVFVTGGTFDKEYNYLTGELYFKDTHLKEMFERGRCEVKIDIKTLMMIDSLEMGDDELSIIVYNCRKTDANRVLLTHGTDRMVDTARVLAEANIAGKTIVLTGAMIPYAFGTSSDGFFNLGSALAFVQVLPPGVYIVMNGRYFHWDRVRKNRQTGNFEEIEG, encoded by the coding sequence ATGATTCAGGTATTTGTCACAGGCGGCACCTTCGACAAGGAGTACAACTATCTCACCGGCGAGCTTTATTTCAAGGATACCCACCTCAAAGAGATGTTTGAGCGCGGGCGCTGCGAGGTCAAGATTGACATCAAGACCCTCATGATGATTGACTCTTTGGAAATGGGCGACGACGAGCTCTCCATCATCGTCTATAATTGCCGGAAAACCGATGCCAACCGCGTCTTGCTCACACATGGCACCGACCGCATGGTGGACACCGCGCGGGTGCTGGCCGAAGCCAACATAGCGGGCAAGACCATCGTGCTCACAGGAGCCATGATTCCCTACGCTTTTGGCACGTCTTCGGACGGTTTTTTCAACCTCGGCAGCGCCTTGGCCTTTGTGCAAGTGCTGCCGCCCGGCGTTTACATCGTGATGAATGGCCGATATTTTCACTGGGACCGCGTGCGCAAAAACCGTCAGACGGGCAACTTCGAGGAAATAGAAGGATAG
- a CDS encoding CcmD family protein, whose amino-acid sequence MKFFHARKVFTIILLLTISLPVSWAQGNRDFMRETGKINVVVGVILLIFLGIVWYLVRLERKLTRLEHQLNDDKNEWKN is encoded by the coding sequence ATGAAATTTTTTCACGCCCGCAAAGTTTTCACTATTATTTTGCTGCTGACAATATCTTTGCCCGTCTCTTGGGCGCAGGGCAACCGCGATTTCATGCGCGAGACGGGCAAAATAAACGTCGTGGTCGGCGTTATTTTGCTCATTTTCCTCGGCATCGTTTGGTATCTCGTGCGCTTGGAGCGTAAACTAACCAGATTAGAGCACCAACTCAACGACGACAAAAATGAGTGGAAAAATTAG
- a CDS encoding sulfotransferase, which yields MNQAIIQPQVLNKMPIVASIGKTHRIRSRIRFLLRAFMMIFLEAFLYPVLRGWERLKWHRKVASVTLTNDPVFILGHWRSGTTFFHTLMAQDAQFGVMTNAKTFFPWFMEAGKKSVVRAVIARLIPEKRWDNVALTPDSPQEEEFAIDRLFGASAYTGWCRPARLRRFFEKYILLQFEDEANRTRFGQQYLYVLKKLTAICGDRQLLLKNPPNTGRISLLLKLFPNARFIYLSREPAEVYYSTIRMHEQLFARFATAASDNLGLPLFVSDFYTRLLDRYETEKTLIPPNNLIEVKYEQFIRHPEQTLENIYTALNLPGFSNALPAFRAFLETQKNFRPASYLLTPCERAVTNQLMKTGNSSSSHY from the coding sequence ATGAACCAAGCAATTATACAACCACAGGTATTGAATAAAATGCCAATAGTCGCTTCTATTGGGAAAACTCATAGAATACGCAGCCGGATACGCTTCCTGCTACGGGCGTTTATGATGATTTTCTTGGAGGCTTTTCTGTATCCTGTGCTGCGTGGCTGGGAACGATTGAAATGGCATCGAAAAGTTGCCAGCGTGACGCTGACCAACGACCCCGTGTTCATCCTCGGCCATTGGCGTAGCGGAACAACTTTTTTTCACACACTGATGGCGCAGGATGCGCAATTCGGCGTGATGACGAACGCAAAAACTTTTTTCCCCTGGTTCATGGAAGCTGGCAAAAAAAGTGTTGTCCGTGCCGTCATAGCCCGGCTTATCCCGGAAAAACGGTGGGATAACGTCGCGCTGACACCCGATAGCCCACAGGAAGAGGAGTTTGCCATAGATAGATTGTTTGGTGCCTCAGCTTACACAGGTTGGTGTCGTCCGGCCCGGCTGCGCCGTTTTTTTGAAAAATACATTCTCTTGCAATTCGAGGATGAGGCTAATCGCACCCGCTTTGGCCAACAGTACCTCTACGTGCTAAAAAAGCTAACGGCGATCTGCGGCGACCGGCAACTTCTGCTAAAAAACCCACCAAATACAGGACGGATCAGCCTGTTACTCAAACTCTTCCCTAATGCCCGGTTTATTTATTTGAGCAGGGAGCCAGCCGAGGTTTATTACTCAACAATCCGGATGCACGAACAACTCTTTGCCCGCTTTGCCACCGCGGCGTCCGATAATTTGGGTCTGCCTTTGTTCGTGTCTGATTTTTATACCCGTTTGCTCGATCGTTATGAAACTGAAAAAACGCTAATCCCACCCAACAACCTCATTGAGGTCAAATATGAGCAGTTCATCCGCCATCCGGAGCAGACGTTGGAAAACATTTACACAGCATTAAATCTGCCCGGCTTTTCAAACGCACTGCCCGCTTTCCGCGCTTTTTTGGAAACACAGAAAAACTTTCGGCCTGCGAGTTACTTGCTCACTCCCTGCGAGCGTGCTGTAACAAATCAGCTGATGAAAACGGGTAACTCCTCCTCTTCTCACTATTAA
- a CDS encoding ISKra4 family transposase yields the protein MFGKRSSGGSSKKKKFRTRFGQIEIANSSGFGKLVRGFAISPLLQEMMVYVGQMESYGNGVEILEKLAGVEVSVTQLYRVTDTYGALLEVQIAQEEESAKEEQVDEGEMVYAQMDGGMILTDDDWREVKVGRLFRENDCQISTSEKRNGSIRESHYSAYLGNYQEFMNRFGRVISPYGHLGERLVFLSDGALWIKNWISEHYPQAVQILDFYHVKEHLTEFAELVYPDAAKRRKWLEVQADRLLEGDFQAVIQCIRSFALPLPKTRGKQQNLINYLLDNEYRMRYKEYLENGLFIGSGAIEAAHRTVVQCRLKRSGQRWSEIGAQNMLNLRVAHMSSQWNKVVDLIKVSDAQAA from the coding sequence ATCTTCGGTAAGCGAAGTTCCGGCGGATCGTCGAAAAAAAAGAAGTTTCGAACGCGGTTTGGACAAATCGAAATAGCCAACAGCAGCGGCTTCGGCAAATTGGTGCGGGGGTTTGCCATCAGTCCGCTGCTTCAGGAAATGATGGTTTATGTTGGGCAAATGGAGAGTTACGGCAATGGAGTAGAGATTTTGGAAAAGTTGGCTGGTGTGGAGGTAAGCGTCACACAACTTTACCGGGTTACCGATACTTATGGGGCGCTCTTGGAAGTGCAAATAGCGCAAGAGGAAGAAAGCGCAAAGGAAGAGCAGGTGGACGAGGGAGAAATGGTCTACGCCCAAATGGACGGAGGAATGATCTTGACAGATGACGACTGGCGCGAGGTTAAAGTCGGTCGGCTGTTCCGGGAAAACGACTGCCAAATAAGCACCTCGGAAAAACGAAACGGAAGCATCAGGGAAAGCCATTATTCAGCCTATTTAGGTAATTATCAGGAATTTATGAATCGATTTGGCCGTGTCATTTCCCCATATGGCCACCTCGGCGAGCGACTGGTTTTTCTCAGCGACGGGGCATTGTGGATTAAAAACTGGATAAGCGAGCATTATCCCCAAGCGGTGCAGATATTGGACTTTTATCATGTCAAAGAACACTTGACCGAATTTGCTGAACTTGTCTATCCTGATGCCGCAAAACGACGGAAATGGCTGGAGGTGCAGGCCGACCGATTATTAGAGGGTGATTTTCAGGCAGTCATTCAATGCATTCGATCCTTTGCCCTTCCGCTGCCCAAAACCAGAGGCAAACAACAAAATTTGATCAATTACCTGTTGGACAACGAATACCGAATGCGATACAAAGAATACCTCGAAAATGGACTGTTTATCGGTTCAGGGGCTATTGAGGCCGCCCACCGAACCGTCGTCCAGTGCCGGCTTAAACGATCCGGTCAACGCTGGTCAGAAATAGGAGCCCAGAATATGCTTAATCTCAGGGTGGCACATATGAGTAGCCAGTGGAACAAAGTCGTCGATCTTATCAAAGTCTCTGACGCTCAGGCTGCATGA
- a CDS encoding OmpA family protein: MRKLFLLILLALCLQFPTTQAQNAEFPNALHAKLDFLSYGILNSEDLRLGQGFEIGYFRNIAPFLNVGIPFKLGLAKLPAIPENTVTTSLDLVFHIGNMRNDAKISPYAFGGAGYFLEDFDNGHLQFPFGAGLNIRVSKYAFVNVQGEYRKATQDKRDNIQLGVGYVYLLHKSEPKPVLPPDRDGDGTPDALDKCPDLAGPATALGCPDADKDGLGDHEDECPNDPGPIETKGCPDTDGDGFPDKDDECPTIAGRWNGCPDTDFDGVPDKDDKCPTEPGPASNFGCPEEQAADKDSDGDGVPDRLDKCPNVPGTAANHGCPEAKEDKVVDSDGDGVPDKDDKCPNTAGPASNFGCPEVKQEVKQRLKVATRSVQFETGKAVLKNHSFPVLDEMVDILREYPDYTLSISGHTDNVGDEMKNLKLSEARAKACYDYLVFRGIKTNRLRYAGFGQERPISDNNTKEGREYNRRVEFELVLD, translated from the coding sequence ATGAGAAAACTCTTTCTACTAATCCTGCTGGCGCTATGCCTGCAATTCCCAACCACTCAAGCCCAGAATGCCGAATTCCCCAACGCTCTCCATGCCAAACTTGATTTCCTTAGCTACGGCATTCTGAATAGCGAAGACCTGCGACTAGGGCAAGGCTTTGAAATAGGCTATTTTCGCAACATCGCCCCGTTTTTGAACGTAGGAATACCCTTCAAACTGGGGCTTGCCAAGTTGCCTGCCATCCCCGAAAATACCGTCACTACTAGTCTCGACCTCGTTTTCCACATTGGCAACATGCGCAACGATGCCAAAATATCGCCGTATGCGTTTGGCGGGGCGGGGTATTTCCTCGAAGATTTCGACAACGGCCATTTGCAATTCCCCTTCGGCGCAGGGCTTAATATTCGTGTTTCAAAATATGCCTTCGTCAACGTGCAGGGGGAGTACCGCAAGGCCACTCAGGACAAACGCGACAACATACAACTCGGAGTGGGCTATGTTTACTTGCTGCACAAATCTGAGCCCAAACCAGTGCTTCCGCCCGACCGCGACGGCGACGGAACGCCCGATGCCTTGGACAAGTGCCCCGACTTGGCCGGGCCTGCCACCGCGCTCGGATGCCCCGACGCGGACAAGGATGGCCTCGGCGACCACGAAGACGAATGCCCCAACGACCCCGGCCCTATCGAAACCAAAGGCTGCCCCGACACCGACGGTGATGGCTTCCCCGACAAAGACGACGAATGCCCGACCATCGCTGGCCGTTGGAACGGCTGCCCCGACACGGATTTCGATGGTGTGCCTGACAAGGACGATAAATGCCCGACCGAACCGGGGCCTGCTTCCAATTTTGGATGCCCGGAGGAACAGGCAGCAGACAAAGACAGCGACGGCGACGGTGTGCCCGACAGGTTGGACAAATGCCCGAACGTGCCTGGCACGGCAGCCAACCACGGCTGCCCCGAGGCGAAAGAGGACAAGGTGGTGGACAGCGATGGCGACGGCGTGCCAGACAAAGACGACAAATGCCCCAACACGGCTGGCCCAGCCTCCAATTTTGGTTGCCCAGAAGTGAAACAGGAGGTGAAGCAACGCCTCAAAGTGGCTACGCGCTCCGTCCAGTTTGAGACCGGAAAAGCAGTGCTCAAAAACCATTCTTTCCCGGTGCTCGACGAGATGGTGGACATCTTGCGCGAATATCCCGACTACACGCTTTCCATCAGCGGACACACGGACAACGTGGGCGACGAAATGAAAAACCTAAAGCTCTCGGAGGCACGCGCCAAGGCGTGTTACGATTATCTGGTGTTCCGTGGCATCAAGACCAATCGCTTGCGCTACGCCGGCTTTGGCCAAGAGCGCCCCATCTCGGACAACAATACCAAAGAAGGACGAGAGTACAATCGCCGCGTCGAGTTCGAGCTGGTGCTGGATTGA
- a CDS encoding Glu/Leu/Phe/Val dehydrogenase, with the protein MSGKISFFKSVEDYVDKAAAFTDIPEGLVAQIKACNLVLQIRFPIRRLNGDYEVIEAYRVQHSHHRLPTKGGIRYAETVDQDEVMALAALMSYKCALVDVPFGGAKGGIKINPAKYSTEQLQNITRRYTTELVKKNFIGPGIDVPAPDYGTGPREMAWILDTYQAFRHGEIDSIGCVTGKPVTQNGIRGRAEATGRGVFYGLREAVSFADDMKKLGLTKGIAGKTMVVQGLGNVGSNTALISQQEGDVKIIGVAEREGSIYCESGIDVEKLLAFRKETGSIMGFPGSTALPNNLAALELECDILVPAALENQITVENAARIKAKIIAEAANGPITADADPILTKKGIVTLPDFYINAGGVTVSYFEWLKNLSHHRFGRLENRFQHNAFEGILNKVQELTGKTIGDRERDFLTRGGTEVELVNSGLEDTMITAYQQIRDTMKQHPDIGDVRTAAFVCSLKKIASDYISMGIFP; encoded by the coding sequence ATGAGTGGAAAAATTAGCTTCTTCAAAAGCGTAGAAGACTACGTGGACAAGGCCGCCGCCTTCACCGACATCCCTGAGGGGCTTGTGGCGCAAATCAAAGCGTGCAACCTCGTGCTTCAGATTCGTTTCCCCATCCGCCGCCTCAACGGCGATTATGAGGTTATCGAGGCCTATCGCGTGCAACACTCCCACCACCGTCTGCCCACCAAGGGCGGCATCCGTTATGCAGAAACCGTTGACCAAGATGAGGTGATGGCGCTCGCCGCGCTCATGTCGTACAAGTGCGCGCTCGTGGACGTGCCCTTTGGCGGCGCAAAAGGCGGTATCAAAATCAACCCGGCCAAGTACAGCACGGAGCAGCTGCAGAACATCACGCGCCGCTACACCACCGAACTGGTCAAAAAGAACTTTATCGGCCCTGGCATTGACGTGCCTGCGCCCGACTACGGCACCGGCCCCCGCGAAATGGCTTGGATTCTCGACACCTATCAGGCGTTCCGCCACGGCGAGATAGACTCGATTGGTTGCGTCACTGGCAAACCCGTCACTCAAAACGGCATTCGCGGACGCGCCGAGGCTACCGGACGCGGCGTGTTCTATGGCTTGCGCGAAGCGGTCTCTTTTGCCGACGACATGAAAAAACTTGGCCTCACCAAAGGCATCGCGGGCAAAACGATGGTGGTACAGGGGCTGGGCAACGTGGGCAGCAATACCGCCCTCATCAGCCAGCAAGAAGGCGACGTGAAAATCATCGGCGTGGCCGAGCGCGAAGGCTCCATCTATTGCGAAAGCGGCATAGACGTGGAGAAACTGTTGGCTTTCCGCAAAGAAACGGGATCCATCATGGGCTTCCCAGGCTCCACCGCGCTGCCCAACAATCTGGCCGCGCTCGAACTCGAATGTGACATTCTTGTGCCCGCCGCGCTCGAGAATCAAATCACCGTGGAAAATGCCGCTCGCATCAAAGCGAAAATCATCGCCGAAGCTGCCAACGGCCCCATCACCGCCGATGCCGACCCAATCCTGACCAAGAAAGGCATCGTGACCCTGCCGGACTTTTACATCAATGCAGGCGGCGTGACGGTTTCGTACTTCGAGTGGCTCAAAAACCTCTCTCACCACCGCTTTGGTCGCCTCGAAAACCGCTTCCAGCACAATGCCTTCGAAGGCATCCTCAACAAAGTGCAGGAACTCACTGGCAAGACCATCGGCGACCGCGAGCGCGATTTCCTCACCCGCGGCGGCACCGAAGTGGAACTTGTCAACTCCGGCTTGGAGGACACCATGATTACTGCCTATCAGCAAATCCGCGACACCATGAAGCAACATCCCGATATTGGTGATGTGCGCACCGCGGCGTTTGTCTGCTCGCTGAAAAAAATTGCCAGCGACTATATTTCGATGGGTATTTTCCCGTGA
- a CDS encoding AAA family ATPase: protein MEKERARYVHAFKASNFFSIKDIEMSELGGRREIYLLGENGDGKSLILMALVIAFRGHFIEKHTERKETGAVIDMVRSNPGLELSGNDAQGNAYRYPGKSLANDGGEEESLSNILAYGVHRSRNDSSRSDKWGFMTLFDDNQYLTSPEEWLKMLYTAELEGKVQSSQGRNVNLPTVEEAKKILVDLLDQNVDIEVSAHGVRYLERGVELRFGQLSEGYKSVLTWVCDMISRLAMSGHSVANLRDHVGVVLVDEINLHLHPKWERQIVRKLRGWFPNIQFFFTTHSPVTILGASDDAVFYRVYKEKGETKLSEPYHKSDWKDLMANNIITSPLFGLADARMESGETARASLDTSKDFLYSRIHQKISERLDAKKKEGRVYFSPTEIDQMIEKALNEELT from the coding sequence ATGGAAAAAGAACGGGCGCGATATGTTCACGCTTTCAAGGCCAGCAATTTTTTTTCAATAAAAGATATTGAAATGAGCGAGCTGGGCGGACGCAGGGAAATCTATCTTCTCGGAGAGAACGGCGATGGCAAGTCCCTGATTCTCATGGCGCTTGTCATTGCTTTTAGGGGGCATTTCATCGAAAAACACACGGAAAGAAAGGAGACGGGAGCGGTGATTGACATGGTGCGCTCCAATCCCGGCCTTGAATTGTCGGGCAATGATGCTCAAGGCAATGCTTATCGTTATCCCGGCAAATCACTTGCAAATGACGGAGGCGAGGAAGAAAGTTTGTCCAATATTCTTGCTTACGGTGTGCATCGAAGCCGAAACGACTCGTCGCGTAGCGATAAATGGGGCTTTATGACTTTGTTCGACGACAACCAATATCTGACAAGCCCAGAAGAATGGCTCAAAATGCTTTACACGGCTGAGTTGGAAGGGAAAGTACAGTCGTCGCAGGGGCGTAACGTGAATTTGCCAACGGTGGAGGAGGCAAAAAAAATACTGGTTGATTTGCTGGACCAAAACGTTGACATCGAAGTGTCGGCTCATGGGGTGCGTTATCTTGAACGCGGGGTGGAGTTGAGGTTCGGTCAGCTGTCGGAAGGCTACAAAAGCGTCTTGACATGGGTGTGCGACATGATTAGTCGGCTGGCGATGTCTGGGCATTCTGTTGCGAATCTCAGAGACCATGTAGGGGTGGTTTTGGTGGATGAAATCAACTTGCACCTGCACCCCAAATGGGAGCGGCAAATCGTGCGCAAGTTGCGCGGCTGGTTTCCGAACATTCAGTTCTTTTTCACCACGCATAGCCCCGTCACCATACTTGGTGCCTCGGATGATGCCGTGTTTTATCGAGTGTACAAAGAAAAAGGTGAAACCAAGCTGAGCGAGCCTTACCACAAATCAGATTGGAAAGACTTAATGGCAAACAACATCATCACTTCCCCGCTGTTCGGCTTGGCGGATGCCCGCATGGAAAGCGGGGAAACTGCCCGCGCCAGCCTTGATACCAGCAAGGATTTTCTGTATAGCCGCATTCATCAGAAGATAAGCGAGCGACTTGACGCGAAGAAGAAAGAGGGGAGAGTCTATTTTTCTCCTACCGAAATTGACCAAATGATAGAAAAAGCCTTAAATGAAGAACTAACATGA
- the purQ gene encoding phosphoribosylformylglycinamidine synthase subunit PurQ, whose amino-acid sequence MKFGVIVFPGSNCDDDMVHVLGDVMGQEVTKIWHKDKDLPGFGDGDCVVLPGGFSYGDYVRAGAIAQFSPIMRAVKDFAAAGGYVFGVCNGFQVLCESHLLPGVLLRNANQQFICKNVWLRPVTNRSPITAELDLTKALKIPIAHAEGRYFADEKTLDALERNDQVLFRYCTSAGEVTEAANPNGAARNIAGICNERRNVFGMMPHPERAAEEVLGNTDGRGLFESLLASVALV is encoded by the coding sequence ATGAAATTTGGTGTTATCGTTTTTCCCGGCTCCAATTGCGACGACGACATGGTGCATGTGCTCGGCGATGTGATGGGCCAAGAAGTGACCAAAATTTGGCACAAAGACAAGGACTTGCCCGGCTTCGGCGATGGCGACTGCGTGGTGTTGCCCGGCGGCTTTTCCTACGGCGACTATGTGCGTGCCGGAGCCATCGCCCAGTTTTCGCCCATCATGCGAGCCGTGAAGGATTTTGCTGCGGCAGGAGGGTATGTGTTCGGCGTTTGCAATGGGTTTCAGGTGCTCTGCGAGTCGCATCTGCTGCCCGGAGTCTTGCTGCGCAATGCCAACCAGCAATTTATCTGCAAAAACGTGTGGTTGCGCCCCGTCACCAACCGGTCGCCCATCACGGCGGAGTTGGATTTGACAAAGGCGCTTAAAATCCCTATTGCTCATGCGGAGGGTCGTTATTTTGCCGATGAAAAAACACTCGACGCGCTGGAACGCAACGACCAAGTGCTTTTTCGCTACTGCACCTCCGCTGGGGAAGTGACGGAAGCCGCCAACCCCAACGGGGCAGCCCGGAACATCGCGGGCATTTGCAATGAGCGGCGCAACGTGTTTGGCATGATGCCTCACCCCGAACGCGCCGCCGAGGAGGTGCTGGGCAACACCGACGGGCGAGGGCTTTTTGAATCGCTGCTGGCGAGTGTGGCTTTGGTGTGA
- a CDS encoding penicillin acylase family protein, which translates to MRILKLLFSLLLTGAVVWLLQTTHKIGDSSLPPLGAFFNPFSGFWKNAEPAKGFSFHNAKLKGLSGSVEVVYDDMLVPHIFAENMADAVRVQGYVTAQHRLWQMDISTRKSAGRLSEILGERTLQIDRMARRRGMVFAAENAVLSWSKSAEGMRLLQAYTEGVNAYIEGLSAAEYPIEFKLLNYKPEPWSVLKTALLVEAMAETLAAGENDLASTNALALFGRDTFNYLYPEWNPKQQAIIPDTGQWRDWQVTLPPVAAPEPSGLLSGISEGAKFKFPLDERTDPYDDYIVGSNNWAVAGSNTASGHPLLCNDPHLNLTLPSIWFQLQIHTPEQNCYGVSLQGLPGMIIGFNEEVAWGVTNVGHDVSDWYKIAWVDNERTQYKLDAETREVQKRVETIKIKGKAPFLDTVRYTVWGPVVYDHEPTHPLRDCALRWLTHDQPSRDEMNTFLFLNAGKNYDDYRRALAAYDCPAQNFVFATRSGDIAITVQGRFPVRAPEQGRFVQDGSRWSNAWLDYIPAERVPAMKNPSRGFVYSANQHSTPPAYPYYYLSNDFDDYRGRRIFDRLSSMHAATLDSMKTMQLDNFSQRAADALPVMLRMLDRIKLDAEGLKMADELAAWNYRYDANATAPSLYEVWFDSCYLRTWDEITSLRAEKKQVLMPERWRFIELLEKDPNSVFFDHLTTPQRETAHDIVHQSFALMQQYFKENPDKRTGWGAFRSFAIKHLALIDAFSRLDVVVGGHSSAPNAIKQGNGPSWRMIVELGERVRGLGVYPGGQSGNPGSRYYDNMVDTWARGEYNNLLFLKSADEPSNQILGRQVFLP; encoded by the coding sequence ATGCGTATCCTGAAATTACTGTTCTCGCTTCTGCTTACCGGCGCAGTTGTCTGGCTGTTGCAAACCACACACAAAATAGGCGATTCCTCCCTCCCACCATTAGGTGCCTTTTTCAATCCCTTTTCCGGTTTTTGGAAAAATGCGGAGCCTGCAAAGGGTTTTTCTTTTCACAACGCGAAGTTGAAAGGGTTGAGCGGCAGCGTGGAGGTGGTGTACGACGATATGCTCGTGCCGCACATTTTTGCCGAAAACATGGCGGATGCCGTACGGGTGCAGGGTTATGTGACGGCTCAACATCGTTTGTGGCAGATGGATATTTCCACGCGAAAGTCGGCAGGGCGACTTTCGGAGATTTTGGGCGAGCGCACGCTCCAGATTGACCGCATGGCACGCCGTCGGGGCATGGTGTTCGCCGCCGAGAACGCCGTGCTAAGCTGGAGCAAATCCGCCGAGGGGATGCGGTTGTTGCAGGCGTACACGGAAGGCGTGAACGCTTACATCGAAGGGTTGTCCGCCGCCGAATACCCGATTGAGTTCAAATTGCTCAACTACAAGCCAGAGCCTTGGTCTGTGCTAAAGACGGCGCTCTTGGTGGAAGCCATGGCGGAGACGCTTGCCGCCGGGGAGAATGATTTGGCCTCTACCAATGCGTTGGCGCTCTTTGGCCGCGACACCTTTAACTATCTGTATCCCGAATGGAACCCCAAGCAGCAAGCCATCATCCCCGACACCGGGCAGTGGCGCGATTGGCAGGTGACGCTGCCACCAGTTGCGGCACCGGAGCCGAGCGGCCTTCTTTCCGGCATATCGGAGGGGGCGAAATTCAAGTTCCCCTTGGATGAAAGAACTGACCCCTACGACGATTACATCGTCGGCTCCAACAACTGGGCGGTTGCGGGCTCCAACACCGCTTCGGGGCATCCGTTGTTGTGCAACGACCCACACCTCAATTTGACGTTGCCTTCCATCTGGTTCCAATTGCAAATTCACACACCAGAGCAAAATTGCTACGGGGTGTCGTTGCAGGGCCTTCCGGGCATGATTATCGGATTCAATGAAGAGGTCGCTTGGGGCGTGACGAACGTGGGGCACGACGTATCCGATTGGTACAAAATCGCATGGGTGGACAATGAGCGCACACAATACAAACTCGACGCTGAAACCCGTGAGGTACAGAAGCGCGTGGAAACGATTAAGATAAAAGGCAAAGCCCCGTTTCTGGACACGGTGCGCTACACGGTGTGGGGGCCAGTGGTGTATGACCATGAACCCACACATCCGCTGCGCGACTGCGCACTCCGCTGGCTGACGCACGACCAGCCCAGCCGCGACGAGATGAATACTTTTTTGTTTCTCAACGCAGGCAAAAACTACGACGATTACCGCCGTGCCCTGGCTGCTTACGACTGCCCAGCCCAGAATTTTGTGTTCGCCACCCGGTCGGGCGATATTGCCATCACGGTGCAGGGGAGGTTCCCCGTGCGGGCGCCCGAACAGGGGCGTTTCGTGCAAGACGGCAGCCGATGGTCGAATGCTTGGCTCGATTACATTCCTGCAGAGCGTGTGCCAGCCATGAAAAATCCTTCGAGGGGGTTTGTGTATTCGGCCAATCAACATTCCACGCCTCCGGCCTATCCTTACTATTACCTAAGCAACGATTTCGACGATTATCGAGGCCGGCGCATTTTCGACCGACTTTCTTCCATGCACGCGGCAACGCTCGACAGCATGAAAACCATGCAATTGGACAACTTCAGCCAACGCGCCGCCGATGCCTTGCCCGTCATGCTCCGAATGCTCGACCGAATCAAATTGGATGCGGAAGGCTTGAAGATGGCCGACGAATTGGCAGCATGGAACTATCGCTACGATGCCAATGCCACCGCTCCATCGCTCTACGAGGTATGGTTCGACTCCTGCTACCTCCGCACTTGGGATGAAATCACGTCGCTGCGAGCAGAGAAAAAGCAGGTGCTGATGCCTGAGCGGTGGCGCTTCATAGAGCTGCTGGAAAAAGACCCGAACAGCGTCTTTTTCGACCACCTGACCACGCCCCAACGTGAGACTGCTCACGATATCGTGCATCAATCTTTTGCGCTGATGCAGCAGTATTTCAAGGAAAACCCCGATAAGCGCACTGGCTGGGGGGCATTCAGGAGCTTTGCCATCAAGCATCTGGCCTTGATAGACGCATTTAGCCGGCTCGATGTGGTGGTGGGGGGGCACAGCTCAGCACCCAACGCCATCAAGCAGGGCAATGGTCCCTCTTGGCGCATGATTGTCGAGCTCGGCGAGCGGGTGCGCGGGCTTGGCGTCTATCCCGGCGGCCAGTCGGGCAATCCGGGCAGCCGCTACTACGACAACATGGTGGACACATGGGCAAGGGGAGAATACAACAACTTGTTGTTCCTGAAATCTGCCGACGAACCGTCCAACCAAATTTTGGGCCGTCAGGTCTTTTTGCCGTGA